Part of the Aureitalea marina genome, CAGAAGTTGCTGAGCCCGTTATCATATGTTGGAAAAATGGCGTTGACCAACTATCTAGTACAAAGCTTATTCGCTTTGATGCTGTTTACGGCAGTCGGCTATGGTGGGTATATGAAATTCAGCCAGTGGGAAACCCTGTTGATTGCATTGGGATTCTTCCCTTTACAGATCTTGCTCAGTAAGTTATGGTTAAAGGTGTTTAGGTTTGGCCCAATGGAATGGGTCTGGAGGTGCTTGACCTATCGTAAACTCATTCCTATCCGGCAACGTCCGCCGGCCGGATCATAGCCATGTGCGGGATTCCGTCTTCGAGGTACTCCTCTCCTACTGTCTCAAAGCCTAAATCCCGATAAAACTGCAATAAATAGGTTTGAGCAGATAGCTTTATATCTGTGAGCCCATAGGA contains:
- a CDS encoding DUF418 domain-containing protein, whose amino-acid sequence is MGPFLLWLMPVCDVLMGLFYLWFIGWIYRFVLIQKLLSPLSYVGKMALTNYLVQSLFALMLFTAVGYGGYMKFSQWETLLIALGFFPLQILLSKLWLKVFRFGPMEWVWRCLTYRKLIPIRQRPPAGS